The region CAGAATTCGGTGCCTAGTCCCCTCATTCAGATTTTTTCCAAAAGAATATTTTCCCTCCTTCCCCTTCTATTCACAATCACTCTCATCCAATGTGGAGTTCCCAAAGGTGAATTTGGTTGGACTACCACCCAAATGGAAGAAATGGATATTTTGGAAAAACACATCCAAACCATCACTGATTATAAGATGATGCGAGATGATCTTATCTTTTCTCCGACCGATACCATCCACTATGTATACCAGTTCTCTAGAAATCCTGGTTCAGAAACTGACTTTTATATTTCACTCAATCGATATGAATTAGACTTCGTTGAAATTGATATCAAAAAGAAAAGAGCGGAACCAGATTCCCATGCAATCCGAGATGAATTTTCTCTTTTAAGAACTGGTGAATATTTAATTAAAATCGTTCATGAAGGTGATACAGTTGAT is a window of Leptospira kanakyensis DNA encoding:
- a CDS encoding LIC_12238 family plasminogen-binding lipoprotein; the protein is MRQNSVPSPLIQIFSKRIFSLLPLLFTITLIQCGVPKGEFGWTTTQMEEMDILEKHIQTITDYKMMRDDLIFSPTDTIHYVYQFSRNPGSETDFYISLNRYELDFVEIDIKKKRAEPDSHAIRDEFSLLRTGEYLIKIVHEGDTVDEVKFRVLPDEGYTQENLEQELAGDQTDEIIKYSR